One region of Termitidicoccus mucosus genomic DNA includes:
- the rpsA gene encoding 30S ribosomal protein S1, with protein MSSVMQELLAQSSFDKLKEGQIVPGTITEIRQNEVVVDIGGKSEGIIPAGEFIDLGELQIGSQIDVFLEKLEDKNGNPVLSFDKAEQKKNWDNILTKFPEGSVAAGRVRAKVKGGLIVSIGVDSFLPASHIDVQPPKNLDQYVGQTYDFKVIKINLDRKNIVLSRRELIEEQRTAKRRALLESIEPGQIRKGVVKNITDFGAFIDLDGMDGLLHITDMSWGRITHPSEMLKQGEEIDVMIIEVNREKERVSLGLKQTTKNPWDDIEHKFPVGAKVHGKVVNLVPYGAFIEIEPGVEGLVHITEMSWTKRITKPSEMLKVGQELDAVVLGIQKEEQKISLGLRQLESNPWDMVRHNYPIGARVRGKVRNMTTYGAFIELEEGIDGMVHVSDMSWTRKVNHPSEVLKKGDEVDATVLDVDSSQQRISLGMKQLTTDPWADIDAHFKIGDVVTGTVSKITSFGAFVELKDGIDGLVHISQISEERIEKIKDVLKPGQEVTARVIKIDRDERRLGLSIKAAHYSADQLAAETATYEALNRDSSGDMMNLGDILDAASDKKD; from the coding sequence ATGAGTTCAGTAATGCAAGAACTGCTCGCGCAGTCCTCCTTCGACAAGCTCAAGGAAGGGCAAATCGTCCCGGGCACCATCACCGAAATCCGCCAGAACGAAGTCGTCGTCGACATCGGCGGCAAATCCGAAGGCATCATCCCCGCGGGCGAGTTCATCGATCTCGGCGAGCTCCAGATCGGCTCCCAAATCGACGTTTTCCTCGAAAAACTCGAAGACAAGAACGGCAACCCCGTCCTCTCCTTCGACAAGGCCGAGCAGAAGAAAAACTGGGACAACATCCTCACCAAATTCCCCGAAGGCTCCGTTGCCGCCGGACGCGTCCGCGCCAAGGTCAAGGGCGGCCTCATCGTCTCCATCGGCGTCGATTCCTTCCTGCCCGCCTCGCACATCGACGTGCAGCCCCCGAAGAACCTCGACCAATACGTGGGCCAGACCTACGACTTCAAGGTCATCAAGATCAACCTCGACCGCAAAAACATCGTCCTCTCGCGCCGCGAACTCATCGAGGAACAACGCACCGCCAAGCGCCGCGCCCTCCTCGAATCCATCGAGCCCGGCCAGATCCGCAAGGGCGTCGTGAAGAACATCACCGACTTCGGCGCCTTCATCGACCTCGACGGCATGGACGGCCTGCTCCACATCACCGACATGAGCTGGGGCCGCATCACCCACCCGAGCGAAATGCTCAAGCAGGGCGAGGAAATCGACGTCATGATCATCGAGGTCAACCGCGAGAAGGAACGCGTTTCCCTCGGCCTCAAGCAGACCACGAAAAACCCGTGGGATGACATCGAGCACAAATTCCCCGTCGGCGCGAAAGTGCACGGCAAGGTCGTCAACCTCGTCCCCTACGGCGCGTTCATCGAGATCGAGCCCGGCGTCGAGGGCCTCGTCCACATCACCGAGATGTCCTGGACCAAGCGCATCACCAAGCCCTCCGAAATGCTCAAGGTCGGCCAGGAACTCGACGCGGTGGTGCTCGGCATCCAGAAGGAGGAGCAGAAAATCTCCCTCGGCCTCCGCCAGCTCGAATCCAACCCGTGGGACATGGTCCGCCACAACTACCCGATCGGCGCCCGCGTCCGCGGCAAGGTGCGCAACATGACCACCTACGGCGCCTTCATCGAGCTCGAGGAAGGCATCGACGGCATGGTGCACGTCTCCGACATGAGCTGGACCCGCAAGGTCAACCACCCCTCCGAAGTCCTCAAGAAGGGCGACGAGGTGGACGCGACCGTGCTCGACGTGGACTCCAGCCAGCAGCGCATCAGCCTCGGCATGAAGCAGCTCACCACCGATCCCTGGGCCGACATCGACGCGCACTTCAAGATCGGCGACGTCGTCACCGGCACCGTCTCGAAGATCACCTCCTTCGGCGCCTTCGTGGAGCTCAAGGACGGCATCGACGGCCTCGTGCACATCTCGCAGATCAGCGAGGAGCGCATCGAAAAGATCAAGGACGTGCTCAAGCCCGGCCAGGAAGTCACCGCCCGCGTCATCAAGATCGACCGCGACGAGCGCCGCCTCGGCCTCTCGATCAAGGCCGCCCACTACAGCG